From Crassaminicella indica, one genomic window encodes:
- a CDS encoding DUF523 domain-containing protein, which produces MILISACLAGVDCKYNGKNNEVEEIINLVKEKKAILVCPEQLGGLSTPRVPCEIVGGDGEDVLNNQAKVINKNGEDQTAYFLKGAQEALKIVKLYDIKTAILKAKSPSCGSGIIYDGGFSGKKKNGYGVTAALFKKEGIKLFDEESFKNQIK; this is translated from the coding sequence TTGATATTGATAAGTGCGTGTCTTGCAGGGGTTGATTGTAAGTATAATGGAAAGAATAATGAAGTTGAAGAAATAATAAATCTTGTGAAGGAGAAAAAAGCTATTTTAGTATGTCCAGAACAATTAGGAGGATTATCTACCCCTAGAGTTCCTTGTGAAATTGTTGGTGGAGATGGAGAAGATGTATTGAATAATCAAGCAAAAGTTATAAATAAAAATGGAGAAGATCAAACTGCGTATTTTTTAAAGGGCGCGCAGGAAGCATTAAAAATTGTAAAATTATATGATATTAAAACGGCTATATTAAAAGCAAAAAGTCCATCGTGTGGAAGTGGAATAATATATGACGGAGGATTTTCAGGTAAAAAGAAAAATGGATATGGGGTTACAGCAGCTTTATTTAAAAAAGAAGGAATAAAATTATTTGATGAAGAAAGCTTTAAAAATCAAATAAAATAG
- a CDS encoding aspartate/glutamate racemase family protein, with protein MHKKLGILGGMGPLATADLFRKIILLTDAKCDQEHIHILIDNNTSIPDRTAYLIANGQDPREQLITSAKRLEAMGADFLIMPCNTAHNFYEDIVKEIKIPFLNMIEETAKFISEKYTGVKIGLLSTEGTCKTHIYDKAIKKYGMELVKPIKTQQHITNFIYSIKAGKNITLDGFNKSLEELKALGAKVFILGCTELSVGYEIFKMEGNYVNPLEIIAIRAIHFAGKKSLIKSHSST; from the coding sequence ATGCATAAAAAATTAGGCATTTTAGGCGGAATGGGTCCTTTAGCAACAGCTGATCTCTTTCGAAAAATCATACTATTAACAGACGCTAAGTGTGACCAAGAGCATATACACATACTTATAGATAATAATACTTCTATCCCAGATAGAACTGCTTATCTTATAGCAAATGGACAAGACCCTAGAGAACAGCTGATTACCTCTGCTAAAAGATTAGAAGCAATGGGAGCAGATTTTTTAATCATGCCTTGTAATACAGCTCATAATTTTTATGAAGATATTGTAAAAGAAATCAAAATTCCATTCCTCAATATGATCGAAGAAACAGCAAAATTTATTTCTGAAAAATATACAGGTGTAAAAATAGGTCTTTTATCAACAGAAGGAACCTGCAAAACACATATATATGATAAAGCGATTAAAAAATATGGAATGGAATTAGTAAAGCCTATCAAGACTCAGCAACATATAACAAATTTTATTTACAGTATAAAAGCAGGAAAAAATATTACTTTAGATGGATTTAACAAAAGCTTAGAAGAATTAAAAGCTTTAGGTGCAAAAGTTTTTATATTAGGATGTACAGAGCTTTCCGTTGGATATGAAATATTTAAAATGGAAGGAAATTATGTTAATCCATTAGAAATCATTGCCATTCGTGCTATTCATTTTGCTGGTAAAAAATCATTAATTAAAAGTCATTCTTCAACATAA
- a CDS encoding dicarboxylate/amino acid:cation symporter — MQLTTKILLGLGLGILVGLILTGSPDIATTYIKPFGTLFLNLIKMIIVPLVFSSLIVGAASVGDVKKLGRIGGKTVGYYLCTTAIAVTIGLILGNVFEPGAGMTIPVTAEIATKEAPALVDTLLNIFPKNPLKGLVEGNMLQIICFALFLGIGATSLPEEKGKPFIDFFDSLAEIMYKITAFIMSLAPYGVFALIAPVVATNGPAVLLPLLKVIIAVYIGCILHAVLVYSSAVKAFAKISPIKFFKGIMPAALTAFSTTSSSGTLPVSIKCVRENLGVSEGVSSFVLPLGATINMDGTALYQGVCALFVAQVYGLDLSMSQQLTIILTATLASIGTAGVPGAGFIMLTMVVKSVGLPLEGVALIGGIDRVLDMARTCVNVIGDTSAAAVIAATEGELHYPDEKISA, encoded by the coding sequence ATGCAACTAACAACCAAAATTCTTCTTGGACTAGGCTTAGGTATTTTAGTAGGTCTTATATTAACAGGTTCACCTGACATTGCTACTACATACATTAAGCCTTTCGGAACATTATTTCTTAATTTAATTAAAATGATTATTGTTCCTCTAGTTTTTTCATCATTAATTGTTGGTGCTGCAAGTGTTGGAGATGTAAAAAAGCTTGGTAGAATTGGAGGAAAAACAGTAGGGTATTATTTATGCACAACAGCAATTGCTGTGACTATCGGACTTATATTAGGTAATGTTTTTGAGCCAGGGGCTGGCATGACTATTCCTGTAACCGCTGAAATCGCAACAAAAGAAGCGCCAGCTCTTGTAGATACACTGCTAAATATTTTTCCTAAAAATCCATTAAAAGGATTAGTGGAAGGGAATATGCTTCAAATTATATGTTTTGCATTATTCCTCGGAATAGGTGCAACATCCTTACCTGAAGAAAAAGGAAAGCCATTTATTGATTTTTTTGATAGCTTAGCTGAAATTATGTATAAAATCACAGCATTTATAATGAGTTTAGCACCATATGGCGTATTTGCATTAATTGCTCCAGTTGTTGCAACAAATGGACCTGCTGTATTACTGCCACTTTTAAAAGTAATTATAGCTGTTTACATTGGATGTATCCTTCATGCAGTACTTGTATATTCTAGTGCTGTAAAAGCATTTGCAAAAATCAGTCCTATAAAATTCTTCAAAGGCATCATGCCTGCAGCTCTTACAGCATTTAGTACAACAAGCAGTTCTGGAACATTACCTGTATCAATCAAATGTGTAAGAGAAAATTTAGGCGTATCTGAAGGTGTATCAAGCTTCGTTCTTCCTCTTGGTGCTACAATCAACATGGATGGAACTGCTCTTTATCAAGGAGTATGTGCATTGTTTGTAGCACAAGTATACGGTTTAGATTTAAGTATGTCTCAACAATTGACTATTATCCTTACAGCAACTTTAGCATCTATTGGTACTGCTGGAGTCCCTGGAGCAGGTTTTATCATGCTTACAATGGTAGTTAAATCTGTAGGTTTGCCACTTGAAGGTGTTGCCTTAATTGGTGGAATCGATAGAGTCTTAGATATGGCAAGAACTTGTGTAAACGTAATTGGAGATACTTCAGCAGCAGCAGTCATAGCCGCTACTGAAGGAGAACTTCATTATCCAGATGAAAAAATTTCTGCATAA
- a CDS encoding endonuclease MutS2, protein MNERTLRVLEFEKIKNMLIDYAESTLGKKLAEKTEPSTEYEKVVTWQKETHEATSILLQRGNVPLGGIHDLSYHLKRAEIGSFLYPGQLLEVSDTLRAARKLKSFMKEAKEGESKFLVIEGYISSLFTFKSIEDRINECIVGEDEISDNASPALRNIRRTIESKNAAIRNRLNSMISSSQHQKYLQDAIITIRQDRYVVPVKQEYRANVPGLVHDQSSSGATLFIEPMAIVQLNNELKELKLKEKVEIERILSELTALVGEKAEEIKSNQKVLSILDYIFAKGKLAISMKAVEPQMNNNGYIRIKNGRHPLLDQKTVVPTNIWIGDTFNTLVITGPNTGGKTVTLKTVGLLTIMAQSGLHVPADYGTKLSVFDKVFADIGDEQSIEQSLSTFSSHMTNIVEILNNVSSNSLVLLDELGAGTDPTEGAALAIAILDHLYTMGVRTIATTHYTELKEFALTTKGVENGSVEFNVETLSPTYRLLIGVPGKSNAFEISKRLGLSEYIIEKSKGLISREDIAFEDLLASIEKDKRMAEEERDEAVRLKLMLQKQKSEYEKKHEKLAIQREKILKEAREEARKFLKDAKAEADRIIKELREMEKVQEEKERNRKIEAARKNLREKIGRIEESLGVGVNVGINTKPPKNLKVGDTVRILNLNQKGTVATKPDQNGDLTVQVGIMKINVNIKNLRIDKEEKESIKKSGVGKIAKRKAQSVQTSIDLRGQTLEEAMMNTDKYLDDAYIAGLNEVTIIHGKGTGVLREGIKNMLKRHKHVKSARDGAYGEGGTGVTIVELK, encoded by the coding sequence ATGAACGAAAGAACTTTAAGAGTTTTAGAATTTGAAAAAATAAAAAATATGTTAATAGATTATGCAGAATCAACATTAGGAAAGAAGCTAGCAGAAAAAACAGAACCTTCAACGGAATATGAAAAGGTTGTAACATGGCAGAAAGAAACACATGAAGCAACAAGTATTCTACTTCAAAGAGGGAATGTACCGTTAGGAGGCATTCATGATTTATCATATCATTTAAAAAGAGCTGAAATTGGCTCATTTCTTTATCCAGGACAGCTTTTAGAGGTTTCAGATACCTTAAGAGCAGCAAGAAAACTAAAAAGCTTCATGAAAGAGGCAAAAGAAGGAGAAAGCAAGTTTTTAGTTATTGAAGGATATATAAGTAGCTTGTTTACTTTTAAAAGCATTGAAGATAGGATCAATGAGTGTATTGTTGGAGAAGATGAAATATCTGATAATGCTAGCCCTGCATTAAGAAATATCAGAAGGACTATTGAATCCAAAAATGCGGCAATACGCAATAGATTAAATAGTATGATCTCTTCAAGTCAACATCAAAAGTATCTACAGGATGCGATCATTACTATTAGACAGGACCGCTATGTGGTGCCTGTAAAGCAAGAATATAGAGCGAACGTACCAGGGCTTGTGCATGATCAATCCTCTAGTGGGGCTACCCTTTTTATCGAACCTATGGCTATTGTTCAACTTAATAATGAATTGAAGGAATTGAAACTAAAAGAAAAGGTAGAAATAGAAAGAATACTCAGTGAGCTAACAGCTTTAGTAGGAGAAAAGGCTGAGGAGATCAAATCTAATCAAAAGGTACTTTCTATATTAGATTATATATTTGCAAAGGGAAAACTGGCTATAAGCATGAAGGCTGTAGAGCCACAGATGAATAATAATGGGTATATTCGTATAAAAAATGGAAGGCATCCTTTGTTAGATCAAAAAACTGTTGTACCAACAAATATATGGATTGGTGATACATTCAATACATTAGTTATAACAGGACCTAATACAGGAGGAAAAACGGTAACCTTAAAAACTGTAGGACTTCTTACTATTATGGCTCAAAGTGGCCTTCATGTTCCTGCTGATTATGGTACAAAGCTTTCTGTATTTGATAAGGTTTTTGCAGATATTGGAGATGAGCAGAGTATAGAGCAAAGTCTTAGTACATTTTCTTCTCATATGACCAATATTGTTGAAATATTAAATAATGTAAGTAGCAATTCTTTAGTATTACTAGATGAGCTTGGAGCAGGAACAGATCCTACAGAAGGAGCAGCCCTTGCTATTGCGATTTTAGACCACCTTTATACGATGGGGGTAAGAACTATTGCAACAACCCATTATACGGAGTTAAAGGAGTTTGCACTAACAACAAAAGGAGTAGAGAATGGTTCTGTAGAGTTTAATGTAGAAACTTTAAGTCCTACCTATAGACTTTTAATTGGTGTTCCGGGAAAATCAAATGCTTTTGAAATATCAAAAAGACTTGGTCTTAGTGAGTATATTATAGAGAAGTCTAAGGGGCTTATTTCTAGAGAGGATATTGCTTTTGAAGATTTATTAGCATCAATTGAAAAGGATAAAAGAATGGCTGAAGAGGAAAGAGACGAAGCTGTAAGATTAAAGTTAATGTTGCAAAAGCAAAAAAGTGAATATGAAAAAAAACACGAAAAATTAGCAATACAAAGAGAGAAAATATTGAAAGAAGCACGAGAAGAAGCTAGAAAATTTCTTAAGGATGCTAAGGCTGAGGCAGATCGTATTATAAAAGAGCTAAGAGAGATGGAAAAGGTTCAAGAAGAAAAGGAAAGAAATCGAAAAATTGAAGCAGCAAGAAAAAATTTAAGAGAAAAAATTGGTAGAATTGAAGAGAGTCTAGGGGTAGGTGTGAATGTAGGGATAAATACCAAACCTCCAAAGAACTTAAAGGTTGGAGATACAGTGCGAATTCTTAATTTGAATCAAAAAGGAACTGTTGCTACAAAGCCAGACCAAAATGGAGATTTAACTGTGCAAGTTGGAATTATGAAAATTAATGTGAATATTAAGAATTTAAGAATTGATAAAGAAGAAAAGGAAAGCATCAAAAAAAGTGGAGTTGGAAAAATTGCAAAACGTAAGGCGCAAAGCGTTCAGACATCTATAGATCTTAGAGGACAAACATTAGAGGAAGCTATGATGAATACAGATAAATATTTAGATGATGCATATATTGCAGGTTTAAATGAGGTAACGATTATTCACGGTAAGGGTACAGGTGTATTACGTGAAGGCATTAAAAATATGTTAAAAAGACATAAGCATGTAAAAAGTGCGAGAGATGGAGCTTATGGCGAAGGTGGAACAGGGGTTACTATCGTAGAGTTAAAATAG
- a CDS encoding amidase domain-containing protein, translated as MEGKIYEYNREKAVAYAIKWAKSRNPIYADFEEMGGDCTNFASQVIHAGGCPMNYNQYGWYYKNLRNRAPAWTGVEYFYQFIINNQSTGPIGEAIDIQDIEIGDVVQINFRQDHIYDHTPVVVKIKPGIKTLDKILVAAHTIDRIYYPLSNYDFKKLRFIHIKGYKR; from the coding sequence ATGGAAGGTAAAATTTATGAGTATAATAGGGAGAAGGCTGTAGCTTATGCTATAAAATGGGCTAAAAGTAGAAATCCAATATATGCAGATTTTGAGGAAATGGGAGGAGATTGTACAAATTTTGCATCACAGGTAATTCATGCTGGGGGATGCCCTATGAATTATAACCAATATGGATGGTATTATAAAAATTTAAGAAATCGTGCACCGGCTTGGACAGGAGTAGAATATTTTTATCAATTTATTATTAATAATCAATCTACAGGTCCGATTGGAGAGGCAATAGATATACAGGATATAGAAATTGGCGATGTGGTGCAAATAAATTTTCGGCAGGATCATATTTATGATCATACGCCTGTAGTTGTAAAAATAAAGCCTGGAATTAAAACTTTAGATAAAATCTTAGTGGCTGCTCATACTATTGATAGAATTTATTATCCATTATCTAATTATGATTTTAAAAAGCTTCGATTTATTCATATAAAAGGATATAAAAGATAG
- a CDS encoding radical SAM protein — protein sequence MRYEGSVYRPPSEAYSLIIQATIGCSHNKCTFCSMYKDKNFRMRKMEEIIEDLEMARDYYKYVKRIFLADGNALSLKTEYLKMILLKIKELFPECERVGIYSAPKDILRKTIDELKALKELGLGIAYLGVESGSDKILKHINKGVTSEEMIKAGQKMVQAGIPLSVTLISGLGGKEKWLEHAIESARVINAINPQYLGLLTLLVQSGTKMYDEVQKGEFKLLNPKEVILETKELINNLNVKDCIFRSNHASNYVALAGTLPRDKMNLLKQLDLMMENSYGMKDEMFRRL from the coding sequence ATGAGATATGAAGGAAGTGTTTATAGACCACCTAGTGAAGCATATAGTTTAATCATTCAAGCTACAATAGGTTGTTCTCATAATAAATGTACATTTTGCAGTATGTATAAAGATAAAAATTTTAGAATGAGAAAAATGGAAGAGATTATAGAAGACCTAGAAATGGCAAGGGATTATTATAAGTATGTAAAAAGAATATTTTTAGCTGATGGAAATGCACTTTCCTTAAAGACTGAATATTTAAAGATGATATTGTTAAAAATTAAAGAGCTTTTTCCTGAATGTGAGCGAGTTGGTATATATAGTGCGCCAAAGGATATTTTAAGAAAGACGATAGACGAGCTAAAAGCTTTAAAAGAATTAGGATTAGGGATTGCTTATTTAGGAGTTGAATCAGGAAGTGATAAAATTTTAAAGCATATAAATAAAGGGGTTACTTCTGAAGAGATGATTAAGGCAGGACAAAAAATGGTTCAAGCTGGTATTCCTTTATCTGTTACCCTTATATCAGGATTAGGTGGAAAAGAAAAATGGCTTGAGCATGCTATTGAATCTGCAAGGGTGATTAATGCAATAAATCCTCAATATTTAGGATTGCTTACATTGCTTGTTCAATCAGGGACAAAGATGTATGATGAAGTGCAAAAGGGAGAATTTAAGCTTCTTAATCCAAAGGAAGTAATTCTTGAAACAAAAGAATTGATTAATAACCTAAATGTGAAGGATTGCATTTTCAGAAGCAATCATGCGTCTAATTATGTAGCATTAGCAGGTACATTACCACGAGATAAAATGAATTTGCTAAAACAATTAGACTTGATGATGGAAAATAGTTATGGAATGAAAGATGAAATGTTTAGGAGATTATAA
- the argS gene encoding arginine--tRNA ligase → MIDFKREIANILSEKIEELTVEEILEMMEIPPNSQMGDYAFPCFKLAKIFRKAPNMIAEQIVESIGENPLFEKVENAQAYVNFFIDKATFAKSVVEEVLEKKDAFGSSNLGEGKKVIVEFSSPNIAKPFHIGHIRSTVIGNAIYKLYDFLGYDTVTINHLGDYGTQFGKLIVAYKKWGNEKEVEENPIPTLLKLYIKFHEEAEKHPELEDEGRLWFKKLEDGDEEAKRLWQWFRDVSLKEFNRVYGMLNISFDSYAGESFYSDKMPRVLKMMEEKNMLKESKGADIVDLEEYGMPPALIRKSDGSTLYITRDIAAAIYRKEHYDFYKNIYVVASQQNLHFQQWFKVIELMGYDWAKDCIHVPFGLVSLEEGTMSTRKGRVVFLEDVLKKAVEKTKEIIKEKNTNLSNIDEVARQVGIGAVVFQELSNNRIKDYTFSWDRTLNFDGETGPYVQYTHARACSVLRKAEVTIDENIDYSLLSNEDEMDLVRVLQKFPNIIKEAARKYEPSIVTRYIVDVAQAFNRFYHHCPIIVEDKEMQKARLALVAAARQTIKNGLTILGVSSPERM, encoded by the coding sequence ATGATTGATTTCAAAAGAGAAATTGCGAATATCTTATCAGAGAAAATTGAAGAATTAACAGTAGAGGAAATTCTTGAAATGATGGAGATCCCACCAAATTCGCAGATGGGAGATTATGCTTTTCCTTGCTTTAAGCTAGCAAAAATATTTAGAAAAGCACCTAATATGATTGCAGAGCAAATCGTAGAATCAATTGGGGAGAATCCTTTGTTTGAAAAGGTTGAAAATGCTCAAGCCTATGTAAACTTTTTTATTGATAAAGCTACCTTTGCAAAATCTGTAGTAGAGGAAGTTTTAGAAAAAAAAGATGCCTTTGGTTCTTCTAATTTAGGAGAAGGAAAAAAGGTAATTGTAGAGTTTTCTTCTCCTAATATAGCAAAGCCTTTTCATATCGGACATATTAGAAGTACAGTGATTGGAAATGCTATTTATAAATTATATGATTTTTTAGGATATGATACAGTTACAATTAATCATTTAGGAGACTATGGAACTCAATTTGGAAAGTTAATTGTAGCTTATAAAAAGTGGGGAAATGAAAAGGAAGTTGAAGAAAATCCTATTCCTACATTATTAAAGCTTTATATTAAATTCCATGAAGAAGCAGAAAAACATCCAGAATTAGAAGATGAAGGAAGATTGTGGTTTAAAAAACTAGAGGATGGAGATGAAGAAGCAAAAAGACTTTGGCAGTGGTTTAGAGATGTAAGTTTAAAAGAATTTAATCGAGTTTATGGAATGCTTAATATTTCATTTGATTCTTATGCGGGAGAAAGCTTTTATTCAGATAAAATGCCGAGGGTTTTAAAAATGATGGAAGAAAAGAATATGCTAAAAGAGTCAAAGGGAGCAGATATAGTAGATTTAGAAGAATATGGTATGCCTCCAGCTTTAATTCGAAAAAGTGATGGGTCTACTCTTTATATTACAAGAGATATTGCTGCTGCTATTTATAGAAAAGAGCATTATGATTTTTATAAGAATATCTATGTAGTAGCATCTCAACAAAATCTTCACTTCCAGCAATGGTTTAAAGTTATAGAACTAATGGGATATGATTGGGCAAAGGATTGTATTCATGTTCCATTTGGTCTAGTAAGTCTTGAAGAAGGAACTATGTCTACAAGAAAGGGTAGAGTAGTATTTTTGGAGGATGTGCTTAAAAAAGCTGTTGAAAAAACAAAAGAAATCATCAAAGAAAAGAATACAAATCTTTCAAATATTGATGAGGTAGCAAGACAAGTAGGTATTGGAGCAGTAGTTTTCCAAGAATTATCTAATAATAGAATAAAGGATTATACTTTTTCGTGGGATAGAACCTTAAACTTTGATGGTGAAACGGGTCCATATGTCCAGTATACCCATGCAAGAGCATGTAGCGTGTTAAGAAAAGCAGAAGTTACAATAGATGAAAATATAGATTATAGTTTATTATCTAATGAAGATGAAATGGATTTAGTAAGGGTGCTTCAAAAGTTTCCAAATATCATAAAAGAAGCAGCAAGAAAATATGAGCCATCTATTGTGACAAGATATATTGTGGATGTAGCTCAAGCCTTTAATAGATTTTATCATCATTGTCCAATTATAGTAGAAGACAAAGAAATGCAAAAAGCAAGACTTGCCCTTGTAGCTGCTGCAAGACAAACTATCAAAAATGGATTAACAATACTTGGTGTTTCGTCACCTGAAAGAATGTAG
- a CDS encoding N-acetylmuramoyl-L-alanine amidase family protein has translation MKPLIIIDPGHGGRDPGGGSNEYWLEKDMVLKISKYQYERLKALGIPVQLTRNDDVYLSSSQRAKIVRDSEAKYCISNHINAGGGEGAETIHSIYSDAKLATKILDQIRQAGQKTRRVFYRTLSNSPHLDYYFMHRETGNVETVIVEYGFADQKEDTDRLLNHWKDYAEAVIKAICEHIGHNYQKSFNIDKDSWKHEGVEYLYKEGILNDLQGWKQKINEPMPVWAVTLLLKKICEKLKEES, from the coding sequence TTGAAACCATTGATTATTATTGATCCTGGACATGGAGGAAGAGATCCTGGAGGAGGTAGTAATGAATATTGGTTGGAAAAGGATATGGTATTAAAAATTTCAAAATATCAGTATGAAAGATTGAAAGCATTAGGGATTCCTGTTCAATTAACTAGAAATGATGATGTATATTTGTCTTCTTCTCAAAGAGCAAAAATAGTGAGAGATTCAGAAGCAAAATACTGTATTTCTAATCATATTAATGCAGGAGGTGGTGAAGGGGCAGAAACTATTCATAGCATTTATAGCGATGCTAAACTAGCAACGAAAATTTTAGATCAAATAAGACAAGCAGGACAAAAGACAAGGAGAGTATTTTATAGAACATTATCCAATAGCCCTCATTTGGATTATTACTTTATGCATCGTGAAACAGGAAATGTAGAAACAGTTATTGTTGAATATGGATTTGCCGATCAAAAAGAGGATACAGATAGGCTATTAAATCATTGGAAAGATTATGCAGAGGCTGTTATAAAAGCTATTTGTGAGCATATAGGACATAATTATCAAAAAAGTTTTAATATAGATAAAGATAGCTGGAAACATGAAGGAGTTGAATATTTGTATAAAGAAGGAATTTTGAATGATTTACAGGGTTGGAAACAAAAAATCAATGAACCTATGCCTGTATGGGCAGTAACTTTGTTATTGAAGAAAATATGTGAAAAGCTTAAGGAAGAGTCATAA
- a CDS encoding B12-binding domain-containing radical SAM protein, with the protein MKILLTTLNSKYIHTGLALRYLYSYCKEDFHMTIEEYTINHHMDYILGEIYKGGFDIVCFSCYIWNKSNTLKIVRNLKKVCPNLKIILGGPEVSFDAVDLMEKENAIDYIIVGEGEETFKELMNFLVNKKGEIESIKGIAYRKGNGIFKTPDRELIKDLGSIPFPYDIDELDEYKNKIIYYESSRGCPYNCRYCLSSTIKGVRFFPLDRVKCDLGLFLEKKVKQVKFVDRTFNVKKSHSLEIMKYIVENDNGYTNFHFEITADLLDDEMLTFLSNVREGLFQFEIGVQTTCDRTMKSIDRKVDFHMLSKVVRRISSFRNIHLHLDLIAGLPYEDFNRFKKSFDDVYVLKPEKLQLGFLKLLKGSGIRKDKDIHGYIFKDEPPYEVLENKYISYKDILKLKMIEEMVEIFYNGNGFQNGIMYILENFYDKPSDFYHQLADFWEEKGYHHIAHGKNKYYEVLLEFYQKNKWENEEVFNEILKFDYLMQGKTSLPKFFSDIKEKDFQKRIHEFLHKEENVEEYLSKYKTMPVKQIIKKVYFEKFQYDILEIIKNPNRKPVKNEITVLFDYDLDRKIFAKAKYYKVNI; encoded by the coding sequence ATGAAAATTTTACTAACTACTTTAAATTCTAAATATATTCATACGGGACTTGCTTTACGTTATTTATATAGCTATTGCAAAGAAGATTTTCATATGACTATTGAGGAATATACTATAAACCATCATATGGACTATATATTAGGAGAAATTTATAAAGGTGGATTTGATATTGTATGCTTTTCTTGTTATATATGGAATAAGTCTAATACATTAAAGATTGTAAGAAATTTAAAAAAGGTATGTCCAAATTTAAAAATTATATTAGGTGGACCAGAGGTAAGTTTTGATGCGGTTGATTTAATGGAGAAGGAAAACGCGATTGATTATATTATTGTGGGTGAGGGAGAAGAAACATTTAAAGAATTAATGAATTTTTTAGTTAATAAAAAAGGAGAAATAGAAAGTATAAAAGGAATTGCTTATCGAAAGGGGAATGGAATTTTTAAAACTCCCGATAGAGAATTAATAAAAGATTTAGGGAGTATTCCTTTTCCATATGATATAGATGAATTAGATGAATATAAAAATAAAATTATTTATTATGAAAGCTCTCGAGGTTGTCCTTATAATTGCAGATATTGTTTGTCATCAACTATAAAGGGAGTAAGGTTTTTTCCATTAGATAGAGTAAAGTGTGATTTAGGTTTGTTTTTAGAAAAAAAAGTCAAGCAAGTAAAGTTTGTAGATAGAACATTTAATGTGAAGAAAAGTCATAGTCTTGAAATTATGAAATATATCGTAGAGAATGATAATGGATATACTAATTTTCATTTTGAAATCACAGCAGATTTATTAGATGATGAGATGTTAACATTTCTTTCAAATGTAAGGGAAGGATTATTTCAATTTGAAATTGGAGTGCAGACTACCTGTGACCGAACAATGAAGAGTATAGATCGTAAGGTGGATTTTCATATGCTCAGCAAGGTAGTAAGAAGAATATCTTCCTTTAGGAATATTCATCTACATTTAGATTTGATAGCAGGTTTGCCATATGAAGATTTTAATCGATTTAAAAAATCATTTGATGATGTATATGTGCTAAAGCCTGAAAAGCTTCAATTAGGATTTTTAAAACTATTAAAAGGTTCAGGAATTAGAAAAGATAAAGATATACACGGATATATTTTTAAAGATGAGCCACCTTATGAAGTGTTAGAAAATAAGTATATAAGCTATAAAGATATTTTGAAGCTTAAAATGATAGAAGAGATGGTGGAAATCTTTTATAATGGGAATGGATTTCAAAATGGAATTATGTATATCCTAGAGAATTTTTATGACAAGCCTTCTGATTTTTATCATCAATTGGCAGATTTTTGGGAAGAAAAAGGATACCATCATATTGCTCATGGCAAAAATAAATATTATGAAGTGCTATTAGAATTTTATCAAAAAAATAAATGGGAAAATGAAGAAGTATTTAATGAAATTTTAAAATTTGATTATTTGATGCAGGGAAAAACTTCATTGCCTAAGTTTTTTTCAGATATTAAAGAAAAGGATTTTCAAAAAAGGATACATGAGTTTTTACACAAAGAGGAAAATGTGGAAGAATACTTATCAAAGTATAAGACAATGCCAGTAAAACAGATTATCAAAAAAGTATATTTTGAGAAATTTCAATATGATATTCTAGAAATAATAAAAAATCCAAATCGAAAGCCAGTAAAAAATGAGATTACGGTTTTGTTTGATTATGATTTAGATCGAAAGATCTTTGCTAAGGCAAAATATTATAAAGTAAATATTTAG